A stretch of Mya arenaria isolate MELC-2E11 chromosome 14, ASM2691426v1 DNA encodes these proteins:
- the LOC128216571 gene encoding hemoglobin-3-like isoform X1: protein MGDIPDPGTCLTERQKNAVRDSWAKMVSTWKTNGVEFFFRLFTTFPNIRAYFKTLDGLDLDALKTSSKLRAHAINFKHGVSSFIDNLDDIDCLVILIHKLTENHFRRNIAPKQFEDALSLFTTFVGDVQEVDEFTLNAWKATLATVLSVITEHMKTLEAQTDGNA, encoded by the exons ATGGGTGACATCCCCGACCCCGGGACGTGCCTAACAGAGCGACAAAAAAATGCCGTAAGAGATAGCTGGGCCAAAATGGTCTCCACCTGGAAAACCAACGGCGTGGAGTTCTTTTTTAG ATTGTTTACGACATTTCCAAACATACGGGCATATTTTAAGACTCTGGACGGCCTTGACCTAGATGCCCTTAAGACCTCCTCTAAGCTACGAGCACATGCAATCAACTTCAAACACGGTGTCAGCTCCTTTATAGATAACTTAGACGATATCGACTGCCTAGTGATCCTCATTCATAAACTCACAGAGAATCACTTCAGAAGAAACATAGCACCAAAACAGTTTGAA gATGCACTCTCGCTATTCACGACGTTTGTCGGAGACGTCCAAGAAGTTGATGAGTTCACATTAAACGCATGGAAAGCGACCCTCGCCACTGTCCTGTCCGTGATCACCGAACACATGAAAACACTAGAGGCACAGACGGATGGCAATGCATAG